The window aaacaaaatcactAGAGACCGAATTATATATGcagcataaaaaatttcaaatatgctttaaaagtgtcaaaatatgcaactttaaataataaaaatttagtaataaggaaaatatgcaataaccggtgagaatgggcttaatatgcaaatgcatatataTAATCCGGTtctagaaatcactaattctaccccttaattaacgtcttaaaaatttcagtacgtcaTTTCAGGAAGTACCTAAACCCGCGAGTAATCTTTCATTACCCATAACACTCAAAAAGAAACATCTTTGGATATAAGTTTTAATGagctttattcattattttcacgagtagaataggttatgaaagtcctaacccaccgggttagtcagTGGCAAacgtcttcccaagtcagctgatttggaagtcgagagttccagcgttcaagtcctagtaaagccagttatttttacacggatttgaatactagatcgtcgataccggtattcttttggtggtggttgggtttcaattaaacacacatctcaggaatggtcgaactgataatgtacaagactacttttcatttacactcattacatatcctcattcatcctctgaagtattatctcaacGGTAGTTACTGAAGGCTAAActgtaaaaagaaagaagattatgaaagtcctgggagatcataatacattcattatacagggtgtcccatataaaacgcaacccatcaatcactcatccatgaaatttcaaaagtcaagcttactcccctactcgttactgaaatggactcgttcaacatctgaacatcgcgacgACGCAGttgaacactaccgatagtaacaacaatgcaatcataacgttcagtgtattgctagagacaagatggtgttttcgctagatgaacgtgttttcattgtcgagtcgtacttcagtacgaaatcagtagttgcagtgcaagatttgtttcgccataagtacccagataaaccagctcctaacaatacatcagtattaaggttagttgcaaaatttagagagaccggttctgttaataacaaggaacacaaaagatctgcgtcagtgttgaatacagatacagtcacagaaatcaaagaccgattactcgcctcgccaaataaatcgatcagacgtttgatgctgaaattaatttgtctaaatcaactgttcatcgggcgaccaaacaattacaattacgaccttatcgcattcaaaccgtgcatcaacttcttgagcccgacaaagaaaaactgatacaatattgtcaacggttccgtcgattcctgcgtgagggaattaatgttatggattcgttatttttcacagatgaagcacggtttcatttggatggctacgtaaacagccaaaacagtagaatttaaagtgctgaaaatccccacgtttatcacgaaaaacaattacaccttaagaagttgggcgtgtggtgcgcgatatcgcggaagaaactcggtcctatttttttcgagtacaccattaatgcagaacgatatcaggatattttatttcagttcatcgcactcttggaagaggaagacagacactgctggctacaacatgacggttcGAGGcttgtgttatcggtcgaggcttgtggccaacaagatctccagatttgactacggcggatttttttctatggggttacttcaaagaaaaagcctgcagcaacaaaccacgaacacttgaacaattgaacgtcaatattgaacaagatatattaaatattcagccacaatctttgaaaaatgttgcaagaaacgctgtaaaaagaatggaagcttgtattcaagaagatggcggcgacttccaacatttactctaaatgtaaggtaatggatggtaataataaaaattacatttacatttacacatgccttattattatttcaatacctaccaatataaggttgagttgcgttttatatgggacatcctgtatatctcaatctaatataatatattattaaaattacaaatgatgaaaaaaatccaaattgtatttctatttatatcggattaattaatttttcgttaaaaatcttTCGCCTTGATTATATTGAAAACACCTACATAATATtaacgaatgattttttttatataatataaagactgaataaacaaaacttagcatttaattctagttaaaaaattttttttgaacagtcttaattaaaattttctttttttcatatctgttaaaaaaaaataggtatccATTTCCGTAGATGAACCTACCTATAATATCTATCATACGTTCCAAATTACCGCCTCATACTTTCAAGTAGATCCTTTTACATAGttcataagaataataaacaatttctcTTAGATAATGCCTAAGAATTtaagtgaatattattttgtaaataaaatgtcgGCTATAAATAAGAAATCCAGACAAACAATTTTAGAATCCTGTTCttataacatttgaaatatatttacgtaGGCcagtattttatgataaaaatcagaatgtaataagggtataatgtaaaatacaaattcgATTTTCCACTTTTCATagcaatgatatttttaatccAGCCATTATAATTTGGGACATTTGCATACATAGTAGGTCCTCCTAACCCACATTTCTTTTGACCGTAAGATACAACACCATATATTTCACCACTGCATACAAATGGACTTCCAGAATCGCCGACACAAGTATCTTGACCAATAACTGCTCCCGCACAGAACATCGAATgaggattaaaattattaaaatataactcgCAAACATTTGCACTATGTACTGTCTGTTTCAGAGTTCTGAGCTCAATAGGTAATGTCTTACCGGACACATCTATTGCTCCGAAGCCCATTATAGAACACTGCTGATCTTTTTCGATCGGTTTTGAAGAATATGAAATAGGTCGTATGTTTGGCGAATTAGAGAAGTTTATAGAACTTTTCAGAAACAATACAGCAATATCATTATCTGTTAAATTGTCATTATAGTCTGGATGTATTATACAATTTGTTACACCAATTGTTTTAGGatttatgtcatttaattttattatacctgCTGAAATGCAATATTTACTACTACCGAAATCTTTTTTATAGCAACAATGTGCTGCAGTCAAAATAACATCTTTGCTTACTATACCTCCTCCACAAAAATGTTGTAAACCTGTAAAAATACGTACTTTTACAATTCTTTGTATAGAGACAAAATAAGGAAATTCACCGTATTTAGCAATATCACCTCCTacaattttaggttttttactaacttcattatcattatttaaccACTCACCaacaatattacatataaaacaaacaaatgtatacataaataataaaaaaataaacgttattggtaaaaatttacgaaacattgtaaaattcaacaatttttaaataaaattgtactgtaaaaatgtaataattttaatatttaaccatcacaaatatatttaaaacataaacaaaaaagatgataaatttgtaacatatgtttttatttatatgactacGTCTATGTGATTAAACGTATACCTTCTTTTGCTTTcggtaaattatttgtaaaataaattttttgaattttttgttagtcCGTGAACTTATGTGAATCAGCTGTTCTTAGAGATAATTGTGTGTTTGTGTAttctacctaaaatttatttttgtgttatattgaGTTATGTTCCGTTCTGTTTTATATCTGCGGTTGCGTTTTGGAAGTTAATTATGATTGggtataagttttctttttttttctttccaataaTCTTGGAGATCTTTTCGTTCCACCGCTCCGTTGTTAAGGAGTGttctttgtttattactttttttgctttctttattgtttactttttatggttTCTAGTTTTGTTTATGCTTATGTAAGCTTAGTTCTTGTACGATTTGGTAGACTCTCTATTCCACTGGAGATGATAAAGGACGAAATCAAAGGCCACGGGCATCGGGTGAAGGACTTCATAAATGCTTGCTACAAGATAACTAAGGAGTCCACATCGACTTTGTTCGTGAACCTGGAGCCACAGGAGAACAGTAAGTTTTGAATTTGAGCACATTCCAATTGCAGAGTGTCACTCGAGACGCCACGGAAGCCAACTGGCCTCGTGCAGTTAATGAGGTGTAAGCAATATGAGCACACTAAGAACAATGTTGAGGCCTTTCCGCTGCGTGAAATGTGGAGAGGGCCATCGGACAGCTGACTGTCCCAAGAAGGACAGGAGCCTTCCTGCAACCTGCGCCTTGTGTCAGTCCGACCATCCGGCAAACTACCGAGGCTTCAGAGTATGTCAGGAGATATTTCAGAAGAAGCGTAGGCGGAAGGCGAATTGGAACTCGCAGCTTCCTCCGAGAGTCGAACCCGCTAGCCGCAAAGTGGCCGACCCCGCGCTTGATGATATAAACTTCCCTTCGTTGGGTCGTGGGGTGCAGAGAACAGTCAACACGAAGACTGAATCTTTCCATAAAACTGAATCTTTCCCTCAGCCAGTGATAATACTTATACGAGGAAAGTAACAGAACTAATAACTCGATCTGTTTGCTTCACACCTAGAGGTTACGTCCGACCCCACGTGAGAGGTCCCGTTGGGACCCGGTGATGTGGATGTTAATGACTTCCTTGAGAGCCCGATGCCAATTAGCTTCCCGATTAAACCGATCTCTGCAAAGGAGATACTGAAATTAGTCAACCAAGGAAGGCTCCGGGCTTTGAAttagtgacgcacaaaatgcttgtcatgctaccTCTTAAAGGCATCGACTACATTAGGAATCTGTTTAACTTTGTTCTAGGGACGTTTTACTtcccagcggaatggaaggtgtcgcaAGTGGTGATGATTCTGGAACCAGGGTAACtatcccggtgtgtacttcgattgtgttttgatcccgcaaacggagtcTGTGCGGTATCTGAgccttcacctggatcggcgtttgacctggaagtgtcatgTGAGGATAAAGAGGAAATAGctgaacgcaaggtacagggaagttcattggctgctacggaggaaatCATGCCTCacgttttccaataaaatcttaatttataagggtACCCTGCTCCTAATCTGGACGTACGGTTAGAATTGtagggaacggctagtactagtactgtggaaattatacaacgattccagaacaaagtagcgagggtaattacCGAAGCTCCGTTGTTCAcgtggaatgatgagattcacgattatctagagctcccgtcggttcgtgagacTGCACAATAGCACTACATCAAATATCTGCAGAGGcatgagaatcatgtaaaccacttggCAGTTAATCTATTCGATAACAGCAGAAACGTCTGACGGTTCAGACGTGCCCGTGTACTCGACTttgggtctgcgtaacagtttggaatctaacaccgtcaagtttagtggtgtcgtatctactttctttgttacttttctttcttcttattcgtgtttttcctttttctttcatttttttgtcattaattttttttcttatggactatgtggtgctgaaattaatgttttgtgatttatgactgagcttgaaatttcatattggactttaagtttacttggAACTATTTAGTGTGTATTaatttttggggttccttaaggattcccttatcacgtgcttttttCAGGAAACTGACTTGTGGCttcgcaggagagccgattgtaattataattgttattgagccaAATGTTAGTCCCTGAttgatttcataataatttaaagggaaattaaaaatagttttctttaatatttttatccatgactgttgctaatatattaatttaaaaatataatttttgacaacgacaaagaaaacaaaattatataataaaaaatctttttaaaaacttatttcaaaacgtTTATAGTCTTTTGATCATCCGTAATGTATCATATATTACTTAGGAATGTTTTATATGATAGAATTTGGTTTTTCGTTGTAAAATgctatatttttaagttaaaatatttgtgttccACTCAGCTTCCTTGTTTTTGCTGGGGGCTTAAAAGTTTAATGGAGTAACTGTTTCCTTAAGTATgcctaatttcatttaattttatataacaaagattaaattttttttttaaacgagtaCCGCTATCAGTGCAAAGATGGAATATTATCGTTTGTaactaaattttaactatttttgagcAACCAGTTTTCGAAAtatgacaaaaatgtttaaataatattaatattctctAAACTTTAATTCCACTGATGTAAAACttcggaattttaaataaattaatttcttggttTCAATTTTCCATAACCACTAAACAGATAGCAGTTATTTGCTATTGGAGAattgattacaaatatttttctgatttatttgatgaaattttagtaTAGCGGTAACgtactatattaaattttttaatctaaataaatcttttttatcacagttttctaatttttgtgtTACAAGCTATTTTGCTTTATGTTGTAAAAAGAAGTGTGATTTTCACGGATTGACTGCGCTAAATTACGATAACTTAGAATCATAGTACCGTTACGTTTTGGTTTTCTGTACGGTTTGTTAAGACAAATTATATATTCTCTTTACGGGCTTaaacgttataaaaatgaaaacgcgTTCATTCCTAATGAATTAGTGCAGCTTATATATCTAATACGTTTTTTCACCGCATCCCAACCATATGCATCAAAACTAATAGTCAgctataactgtaataaaaacaacATCGTCATTAAGATTGAAGGAATTGTGAATGAGATAAGTCTTTGTTGACAATAAGCTGCGATTGATTAAAGGAAGTTGTCCTTTATCAGTTGTATTTAAAGCACATAAGATTAAcacgttttttttcttaatatatagttatatttaattatatacgcTTTGACAACTACCGTTCGTTTTAAGCGTCGTGATATTGTGCATTTTTTACCATTTCGGTGAATATGTCAACTTGCACTCGGAATTGATTTATGATGTCATCAaaatagagaaattattttaatttctcatattgtttatctatataaataaaaatgtaaatgttcgtttgttcaaaatcttaaatctccgaaaattcttcaccgattgctttgaaattttgacacaacgttgtattcgaatacgcacgtgtttttatatacctaaactATTTATTTACCTAAGATGTCAGTGAAAGGTAAAATCAtgctttttttggaaaacagaGCTATCtcttggacgtaaaagcaacacgcgctatactaaatattttaccattctatttcaatgtttccgatatgcaTGGAGTGACTAaaacctactggaccgatttacgcacggggaaaaagggaaaaaaggaaaaatcgaaaaaggtaaacgggaagaaggggaaaatagaaaaaaggagatagggtaaaagggaaaggttaaattttgtaaagtttcatAATGTtcgttttgttaatgttttatcaaactttcagttgtattCGTTTAATCAATATGCATAcgcaaatctagcaatagcgaaacattgccgggtctgctagtttataataaaattatggatcatataagagaaataaaatcaagaaattctACCGAGCGTAAGATTAGGTTCTCTTGCACGTAATTTTATTACACcttcataaaaataactaaaataggAGTAGAGAAACGACATAAAGAGACCGATAATGAGCTCAGTTTTTATTCTTTAGAATGCTTATCAACACATTAagtgaaagtataatttttctatatgtttttaaattatttttttttattttcatgagaaaatATACCTGATATACTCTTGATATAATTATGCTATAGGATATTCATTTAGTAATGACCAATGACgacatataattgtttaaaaaaaaactcatttcaacaaaaactactaaaataaaataaaaattaaaagttaacagTTACCTACAATCAACTAATCCATAATTTTGTGCCGATTTCAAAAatcacaaatttgaaaaaaaggtgATCTGaagttttttgtgtatatttttattttaaatttacttcggTTAACATAATAGCCTGCATTTGTATGtctgtgtatgcgcgcgcgtcCGCAACAAAAGTCCCGATGGTCAAATAACCCTAAGGCGAAAAATCTgcgtcttgataaaaaaaataaaggcaatGCAAAGATTTTACATGAAGAGAGCTTGAAGTAAgcctttttggatttttttttaatgcttttatttatagtcgcatcaacaattgtAGTCATTAGCGACTATAGTAAAACtgtcatgtagtattatataaaacaacaaaaatcataaagaactaaaataaacaataaagaaataggaacaataaataacaaacatagacaatacaacaataaatacataaatcagacaataatcactaaatcgtattctttatTCCACTGTAGTAGAGGAACCGCAACAtacgttttataccttcgttctggtttaatagaaatttcatatccgaacccagatataatttttttcggatggttccaaagattgggcaatcaacgAGCAGGTGGTACACGGGCCATTTGACTTTGCAATCCTCTCAGATCTTCTGAGGAAAGCCAAGTAGGTGAGCGTGGGTaggcctggtgtgtccaatccttagccgagttaagatgacttggtgtctcttctgattataaataaaagcattaaaaaaaaaaaagttccaaaaaGGCTTATTTCAAGCTTCTCTTTATGTAAAATCTTTGCattgcctttttttatattactttttttttatcaagacagATTTTTCGCCATAGGGTTATTTGGCTATCGGCACTTTtgttacacgcgcgcgcgcgcgcgcacacacaaagagagagagagagagagagagagagagagagagagagagagagagagagagagagagagagagagagagagaaggttTTATGTTAAcctaattgaatttaaaataaaaaaaaatacacaacaaacTTCAGATaccaattttttcttcaaatttgtgaTGTTTGAAATCGACACAAAATTATGGTTTAGTTGATTGTAActgttaacttttaattttttttggaattttggattCTACAtcaatgaagttatttttttccaaaacacattaaaaaatccaaaacaacGTCATTGATGTAAAGAAACACTGCGTGAGGTAAAGTTCTCCATAatgattggaaaatatttattattttcttctctatCACCAAAAGAATTTCcttgtgaaaaataaagaatcataaaaaaagatcTGTATCTggtaaattgttacaaaaaagggtaaatatattcaaacttttttaagttgattcgTTTAGAAAACCTTTaaagttttttcagaaaaaagggGGGGAGAATCTGAGAGATTTTTTACTATGTAAAATTTGTTTCGTTCAGGCCATCACTGGACCAAGTTTACATAATTTGCCTTTTTTCTTTTGTCAAAACCTCCTTATTATCACTAATTGTTATTTACTGACTTTTtgatgaagaatacgatttaacTTTCGGTCGCATGTTGGAGGTAGGGTTTGAAAATGAATATTCTTCACGTTTTGAAGCACGAggagtatgaaaaataccattcacttaatttttggtttacttatatatttataagcctATGTATTGTCAACCTTCTTGGTGCGATTAGTAGcggctcggcctttcatccggtggtctcgggtttgaatcccggtcaggcatggcattttcacccaagttacaaatcattcatctctgaAGAATGcataacggtggatccggaggttaaaaaaaaaaattgggggctgaaaaatcaataaaactacttgatcaatttcattgaaatttaattatactgtaatagtgtatctgaattTCTGCACGtgaaaatttaacgaaaattaGTTTAGTTGTTCTTTTGGCTCAATTTATGATCGGAAAAATTTGAGCAGTGCAAGGTAGGaggtggttcgttatgatgcagCAAGCTGGAACgctgacgtttctttatctgttgcatttatttttaataatatttaactttacagttttttttaaaccaaattaaattaactaaatgttgtaaaatttaaaaaaattctttaagagttttttcttctttctttgctGTAGTTGCGGTTTcttaggatttaattttttcttgaaatctaGGTTGATCAACAATATCTCGTACTAATATATAATTCCACCTTATATTAAACTCAGTGCATATTTATCTTAGCAGTTTTAAAAGGTTTTCCCAAAATTTCCTCCTAACCCAAAAAACGAAGAAACTGtcctttcatataattttaattgaattttttgtatgtcttcctaggcatattaTTAGTGCAAGCGAtccaaaaaatatactttggggCCATTATATTAAAGATgtggaagccgatcaaagttcaaaaatataggttattaaattttttaaccatttttttgtttattaaaatttaaataataaacttttataataataatattacaattctatttcatcataatttacgcactcccccaaaaaagaaatcttaagtatctttaaatgtaagtaatttttttattggattttttttagtatttttccatttaacatagtaaacttagaaaaatcaaaaaaaaaatttttggttgaTAATTTTTGAGGCGGTGgagtagaaaaaacaatttaaaaaattttaaaaaattatttgctttattcaaagatataatgataattttacgatCAAACTTCACTGTAAATTACTccatccagaaaaaaaaaactttggtaatatttccatttatttttgcaCTATACAGGGAAAAATAACCAGTGCTCAGcaagtattataactttgttgtcagcgtttttttacatagaagcactgtttatttaaattagttgctttattacaatattaataagcattattatgtttatttgaaatattatttaatttttattgttaaaaacattgataaaacttacaaaaattcagattgtaataaagtaataaaagatattttaattaatttattgattttaaaaagctAATTCTATTACGTAACCCAcctgttggtctagtggtgaactcgtcgaaaatcagctgatttcgaagtcgagagggctaaggttcaaatcctagtaatggcagtttcttttatacgaaattgaatactagatcgtgaataccgtttttctttggtggttgggtttcaattaaccacacaactcagggaCGGTCGACGTAAGACCGCACAAAACTACACTAcacttacattcataaatatcatcctctgaagttatcttacgtggttcaggaggctaaacagaaaaggaaaaaattctatTACGTAATCATCTGTGgaagtgtttctcaacctgtgagACTCGCCCCTCTGGCGGACGTGTTAACACTAAATTGGGGGGCACGAgcatagaaaagaaaatattattaaaaaattttatcaatttactgaaaggaaagcaaacaaaatacattctgacagaaaataattaaatacatattaacgctgatataatacatttataaataggattgtatcagtacctcactatgaatgttttaataattaactcattaatattattaatgactcCCTTGgacctgtcttgcagagcaaagtttttcaaagTAAGGTTTAGTATTAGAAATAGACAGTTTGAGTACTTTTACTACATTTAACTGAGATCTACGTATATATTGTCTTCAAAGCAaccaccgcagaaaatccggtttcgcaaagATAGGAtgttaaaaatggtaataatatacGAAGTggtcttgttttcagtgcagaaaatgGATCATCCATCCCTGCCGAAAagtcaaagagtgatttattactaaattggcTTTTAATTCACTTTTCGCTTGCCGTGATGTCTATGAAGATTccttcttcggcagttgagagcccttcgggagtattttgaaatggataccTAAAACTTGTTACAAAGTTGTCATCagcaagaaaattgtttttttaaattctttgccagcatggctaaatgatcaTCAATGGTTACAGAAACAACTTACACACGTTGTTCTTCAGTCTTTTACACATTCAtccaaaattacaaacatttttaggtttttttgctttaaatttcttctCCACAATTCTAGTTTTCTACAAAAAGCGTTAACTTTATCACTCGTGTCCAACGTATGTGTATTTTCTTTTTgcagttgaagattcaaggtatttaattgcTCGAATTTGTTGATCAATTTGCTCAATTCCATCTCAAATAATCTCGAAACTTTTCGGCTTTCGGTCGGTTTTCCTCATCTAGAAAATTGGCGATTTCatctttatttcataaacacGTTGCATTAATTTCACACGTGATTACAATCTTGCcacgcaataaaatagtaacgttGAATGTACTGCATTCGTATAATTACAAAGTCCattaaaatttcttgatttttggggtctcattttatataatttactacagttacaaccgtcgttagcacaatattcagaccaggactcatttctttgatGGTCAGAACTTTTCTGTGGGTCATGTAATGTGTCCAGACACAGTGTcgagatttttaatttacaagtgcttgtatacttttgAATCTTCCAGATATTGAACAGGcaccatcggtgcatattccGACGCAATTTTTCCATTCTCTGTTtacctcgtttataaaatcatttaagttaGCAAATAATGCGAGTACTGTTGCTTTGAATTGTATTGGC of the Lycorma delicatula isolate Av1 chromosome 10, ASM4794821v1, whole genome shotgun sequence genome contains:
- the LOC142330859 gene encoding serine protease 1-like; its protein translation is MVPVQYLEDSKRVRLSEEAASSTKIVGGDIAKYGEFPYFVSIQRIVKVRIFTGLQHFCGGGIVSKDVILTAAHCCYKKDFGSSKYCISAGIIKLNDINPKTIGVTNCIIHPDYNDNLTDNDIAVLFLKSSINFSNSPNIRPISYSSKPIEKDQQCSIMGFGAIDVSGKTLPIELRTLKQTVHSANVCELYFNNFNPHSMFCAGAVIGQDTCVGDSGSPFVCSGEIYGVVSYGQKKCGLGGPTMYANVPNYNGWIKNIIAMKSGKSNLYFTLYPYYILIFIIKYWPT